A genomic segment from Desulfuromonadales bacterium encodes:
- a CDS encoding 4Fe-4S binding protein, with product MPAALFLGIVGGLWRGRYVCGNLCPRGSFFDRLIAPLAARPGDSVPAAFHAASLGRLNAPDGLHAWCLAANPADPGLWGLVFWSMCAITTKAGLVLALIFHPRSWCAVCPIGPLSNVLGGDRCQLSVDPSCRECGKCEQHCTFDLPIVRY from the coding sequence GTGCCGGCAGCGTTGTTTCTCGGCATCGTCGGCGGGCTTTGGCGCGGACGCTACGTCTGCGGTAACCTCTGCCCGCGGGGCAGCTTTTTTGACCGGCTTATCGCCCCGCTGGCGGCCCGCCCGGGGGATTCCGTCCCGGCTGCGTTCCATGCCGCTTCGCTGGGGCGCCTTAACGCTCCTGATGGGCTTCATGCTTGGTGCCTTGCCGCCAATCCCGCCGATCCCGGTCTCTGGGGCCTCGTCTTCTGGTCGATGTGCGCCATCACCACCAAAGCCGGTTTGGTTCTCGCCCTGATTTTTCATCCCCGTTCCTGGTGCGCCGTCTGCCCGATTGGCCCGTTGTCAAACGTCCTAGGCGGCGACAGGTGCCAGCTCAGCGTCGACCCTTCCTGCCGCGAGTGTGGCAAGTGCGAGCAGCACTGCACCTTCGACTTGCCGATCGTCAGGTATTAA
- a CDS encoding DNA-directed RNA polymerase subunit alpha, whose amino-acid sequence MYKNWRDLIKPKRLQIETDTLSDTYGKFHAEPFERGFGTTLGNSLRRVLLSSLQGAAITSVRIKGVLHEFSTVPGVTEDVTDIILNLKGVLLNLHGQESRNIRIVKKGAGVITAGDIITDSHVEILNRDHHIATCSKEADVEMDMVVAMGKGYVPADRNRDEKAPVGTIPIDSIFSPIKKVNYTVTNARVGQITDYDRLNLELSTDGSVKPDDALAYAAKILKDQLQIFINFDEEAEPTEALVGEEARKINENLYRSVEELELSVRSANCLKNANIRLIGELVQRSEAEMLKTQNFGRKSLNEIKDILSDMGLTLGMKVDNFPDPEYLRMIQKGREEE is encoded by the coding sequence ATGTATAAAAACTGGAGAGACCTGATCAAGCCCAAGCGCCTCCAGATTGAGACGGATACCCTGAGCGACACCTACGGGAAGTTCCATGCCGAGCCGTTCGAGCGCGGCTTCGGGACGACGCTCGGCAACTCCCTGCGCCGGGTCCTCCTTTCGTCGCTGCAGGGGGCGGCGATCACCTCGGTCCGCATCAAGGGTGTGTTGCATGAATTCTCTACCGTCCCCGGCGTGACCGAAGACGTAACCGATATCATACTCAATCTCAAAGGAGTGCTGCTCAACCTGCACGGGCAGGAAAGCCGCAATATCCGCATCGTCAAGAAGGGCGCCGGAGTCATCACCGCCGGCGATATCATCACCGATTCGCACGTCGAAATCCTCAACCGCGACCATCATATAGCCACCTGCTCCAAGGAGGCCGACGTCGAGATGGACATGGTGGTGGCGATGGGCAAGGGGTACGTGCCCGCCGACCGCAACCGCGACGAGAAGGCCCCGGTGGGAACCATCCCCATCGACTCCATCTTCTCGCCGATCAAGAAGGTCAACTACACGGTGACCAACGCTCGCGTCGGGCAGATCACCGACTACGACCGGCTCAATCTCGAATTGAGCACCGACGGCAGCGTCAAGCCAGATGACGCTCTCGCCTATGCTGCCAAGATTCTCAAGGACCAGCTGCAGATCTTCATCAACTTCGACGAAGAGGCCGAGCCCACTGAGGCCTTGGTCGGTGAAGAAGCCAGAAAGATCAATGAGAATCTCTATCGCAGCGTTGAAGAGCTGGAACTCTCAGTGCGCAGCGCCAACTGTCTGAAGAACGCCAACATCCGCCTGATCGGTGAGCTGGTGCAACGTTCCGAGGCGGAGATGCTCAAGACCCAGAACTTCGGCCGCAAATCGCTGAACGAGATCAAGGACATCCTGTCCGACATGGGGCTGACGCTCGGCATGAAGGTCGACAACTTCCCCGATCCCGAGTATCTCCGAATGATTCAGAAGGGTCGCGAGGAAGAGTGA
- the rpsD gene encoding 30S ribosomal protein S4 codes for MARYTGPVCRLCRRENMKLFLKGDRCHTDKCAVERRNYAPGQHGQGRPKVSDYGTQLREKQRMKRTYGLLEAQFRSYFDKADRLKGVTGENLLVLLERRLDSMVYRLGFATSRNEARLLVRQGHFLVNGRKVNIPSYSVRVGDRIELREKSRQVVRVNEALDGVMRRGIPSWLELDRAAFAGRVKTLPVREEMTTPTFQEHLIVELYSK; via the coding sequence TTGGCTAGATATACCGGACCCGTCTGCCGTCTGTGCAGGAGGGAAAATATGAAACTGTTCCTCAAGGGGGACAGGTGCCATACTGATAAATGCGCAGTCGAGCGCCGCAACTATGCTCCGGGTCAGCACGGCCAGGGGCGCCCCAAGGTTTCCGACTATGGTACCCAGTTGCGTGAAAAGCAACGGATGAAACGGACCTACGGACTGCTCGAAGCCCAGTTCCGTTCCTATTTCGACAAAGCCGACCGTCTGAAGGGCGTGACCGGCGAGAACCTGCTGGTACTTCTCGAGCGTCGTCTCGACAGCATGGTCTATCGCCTCGGCTTTGCCACCTCCCGCAATGAGGCCCGCCTGCTCGTGCGTCAGGGGCATTTCCTGGTCAATGGTCGCAAGGTCAACATCCCCTCCTATTCGGTACGGGTTGGTGACCGGATCGAGCTGCGCGAGAAAAGCCGCCAGGTTGTCCGCGTCAACGAGGCCCTAGACGGCGTCATGCGTCGCGGCATCCCGTCGTGGCTGGAACTCGACCGGGCTGCCTTCGCCGGTCGCGTCAAGACCCTGCCGGTTCGCGAAGAAATGACCACACCGACCTTCCAGGAACACCTCATCGTCGAGCTCTACTCCAAGTAA